In the Arachis ipaensis cultivar K30076 chromosome B10, Araip1.1, whole genome shotgun sequence genome, one interval contains:
- the LOC107623244 gene encoding lysine-specific demethylase JMJ25, protein MGKKRNKVEEALPDNLRCSRTDGRQWRCRRRVMDNLKLCELHYLQGRHRQYKQKVPESLKLQRTTSTKTEGQNSTTSQNDPVLKSTEISARISKLMMLRRKKRKLSGGSEGGPIKKKSKKKKKKEKRDAHLELLRMVLQREVEKSKGKKKDQSENGNVEEDLELHHYYDEGELRRELPNGVMEIAPAASTPHDYTNVGSHFDVKVGIFDHGRALTPRYFRSKNVERDPVGKLQVVPYGVNLKKGKRKKCHWCQRSDSWNLIKCSRCQKEFFCMNCIKERYFDTQNEVKMACPVCRGTCTCKDCLAIQRKDRESKEYLAGRSRVDRILHFHYSICMLLPVLKQISEDQHIELETEAKMKGKTITDILVKQVEFGRNEKNYCNHCKTPILDLHRSCLSCSYSLCLSCCQELRQGRISEEVGSHLSKLADEIHSCTAGENQLLDDEAILHENSTGSSTLPESSGFDGTCGVSCPSTELGGCGDSHLDLRCLFPLSWIKEMEVMADEIVCSYEFPEILDKSSSCLLCIDRDQQLQKAAQREDSNDNCLFYPTILDITSDHFEHFQKHWGKGHPVIVQDALKSTSNLSWDPLVLFCAYLDRSITRYENNKDLLEACLDWCEVEINIRQYFTGSLKSQPQRNAWHEMLKIKGWLSSQLFKEEFPAHFAAIIDAIPIQEYMNPMSGFLNMAVNLPQGTTKHDMGPYIYISYGCADEETDSVTKLCYDSYDLVNIMAHTTDVPLSAEHLTKIRRLLKKHKALCRRESSKITAEHAEDTEQNGHQGVVREGMDFFRRVNRISSIPTEARTKTNHSLDTDISGSGECDLVSDAGKAESSSPIHKTVKSTEMSPDHDNTRRTFENPNGDKSKFTEDSGAQWDVFRREDVPKLLEYLKRHHDEFSYSHEYQEEMVHPILDQSFYLNNFHKMRLKEEFEIEPWTFEQHVGEAVIIPTGCPYQIRNPKCSVHVVLEFVSPENVSESIQLIDEVRLLPKDHIAKVDKLEVKKMALYSMNTAIKEIRDFTSKA, encoded by the exons ATGGGAAAAAAACGGAATAAGGTGGAAGAAGCTCTGCCAGACAACCTGCGGTGCAGCCGCACCGACGGTCGGCAATGGCGGTGCCGGCGGCGCGTGATGGACAACCTCAAACTCTGCGAGCTCCACTACCTTCAAGGGCGCCACCGCCAGTACAAGCAGAAGGTTCCGGAGTCACTGAAGCTTCAGAGAACAACGAGCACCAAGACGGAGGGGCAAAACAGCACCACTTCCCAAAACGACCCCGTTTTGAAGAGCACCGAAATTAGCGCGAGGATTTCAAAGTTGATGATGctcaggaggaagaagaggaaattATCCGGGGGTTCAGAGGGTGGTCCGATTAAGAAgaagagtaagaagaagaagaagaaggagaagcgtGATGCGCATTTGGAACTGCTAAGGATGGTTCTGCAGAGAGAGGTTGAGAAGAGCAAAGGGAAGAAGAAGGATCAGAGTGAGAATGGGAATGTGGAGGAGGATTTGGAGCTGCACCATTACTATGATGAGGGTGAGCTCAGGAGGGAATTGCCCAATGGTGTTATGGAGATTGCTCCTGCTGCTTCAACCCCACATGATTACACCAATGTGGGTTCCCATTTTGATGTCAAAGTTGGAATCTTTGATCATGGCAGAGCTCTTACACCCCGTTACTTCAGGTCCAAGAATGTTGAGAGAGACCCTGTTGGCAAGTTGCAG GTTGTGCCTTATGGAGTGAACTTGAAGAAGGGTAAGAGGAAGAAGTGCCATTGGTGCCAGAGAAGTGATTCCTGGAATCTGATAAAGTGTTCTCGCTGCCAGAAAGAGTTTTTCTGcatgaattgcattaaagaaag GTATTTTGACACCCAAAATGAAGTTAAGATGGCTTGTCCAGTGTGTAGAGGAACTTGCACTTGTAAAGATTGCTTGGCTATTCAACGTAAAGACAGAGAAAGTAAG GAATATTTAGCTGGTAGAAGCAGAGTTGATAGAATATTGCATTTTCATTATTCAATCTGTATGCTGCTTCCTGTACTGAAACAAATAAGTGAAGATCAGCATATTGAGCTGGAAACAGAAGCGAAAATGAAAG GGAAAACAATCACTGATATTCTCGTCAAGCAGGTTGAATTCGGCCGCAATGAGAAGAATTACTG CAATCACTGCAAAACACCCATCCTGGATCTTCATAGAAGCTGCCTTAGTTGTTCCTATAGCCTTTGCTTAAGTTGTTGTCAGGAATTAAGACAAGGAAGAATCTCTGAAGAAGTTGGCTCTCATTTGTCCAAGCTAGCTGACGAAATACACAGTTGTACTGCTGGTGAAAACCAACTTTTGGATGATGAGGCCATTTTACACGAAAACTCAACTGGCTCTTCAACGTTGCCTGAATCGTCGGGGTTTGATGGTACCTGTGGCGTGTCATGTCCATCTACAGAGTTAGGTGGTTGTGGCGATAGCCATCTTGATTTGAGATGTCTTTTTCCCTTAAGCTGGATTAAAGAAATGGAAGTAATGGCAGATGAAATAGTTTGTAGCTATGAATTTCCAGAAATTTTGGATAAAAGTTCATCCTGCTTACTGTGTATTGACAGAGATCAGCAGCTGCAAAAGGCAGCTCAAAGAGAAGATTCTAATGATAATTGTTTGTTTTATCCTACGATTTTGGACATTACTAGTGATCATTTTGAACACTTTCAGAAACACTGGGGGAAGGGCCATCCTGTAATAGTGCAAGATGCACTCAAGAGTACTTCAAACCTCAGTTGGGATCCACTCGTCTTGTTCTGTGCTTATCTTGACAGGAGCATTACAAGATATGAGAATAATAAGGACTTACTTGAAGCTTGTTTGGATTGGTGTGAG GTGGAAATCAACATTAGGCAGTATTTTACTGGGTCCCTCAAAAGTCAGCCCCAGAGGAATGCTTGGCATGAGATGTTGAAAATAAAAGGCTGGTTGTCTTCCCAGCTATTCAAAGAAGAGTTTCCAGCTCATTTTGCTGCAATAATTGATGCCATACCAATTCAAGAATACATGAATCCCATGTCTGGTTTCCTCAACATGGCTGTAAATTTGCCACAGGGGACTACAAAACATGACATGGGACCATATATCTATATCTCATACGGCTGCGCTGATGAAGAAACTGATTCTGTGACCAAACTATGTTACGACTCATATGATTTG GTTAACATTATGGCACATACCACAGATGTCCCTCTGTCTGCAGAACACCTTACTAAAATACGCAGATTATTGAAAAAGCACAAAGCTCTATGTCGAAGGGAGTCTTCCAAAATTACTGCTGAGCATGCTGAAGACACAGAACAAAATGGACATCAAGGTGTGGTAAGAGAAGGGATGGACTTTTTCAGGAGAGTCAATAGAATATCTTCTATCCCCACTGAAGCCAGAACGAAAACTAACCACAGTTTAGACACCGATATCTCTGGGAGTGGAGAATGTGATTTAGTTTCTGATGCTGGAAAAGCGGAAAGTTCTTCACCTATCCACAAGACAGTTAAAAGCACTGAAATGTCTCCAGACCATGATAATACTAGAAGAACCTTTGAAAATCCGAACGGTGATAAAAGCAAGTTTACTGAGGATTCGGGTGCTCAGTGGGATGTCTTTCGGAGAGAAGATGTACCAAAGCTCTTGGAATACCTCAAAAGGCATCATGATGAATTTTCTTATAGCCATGAATACCAAGAGGAG ATGGTTCATCCAATTCTTGATCAGAGCTTCTATCTCAACAATTTTCACAAAATGAGACTTAAGGAGGAATTTG AAATTGAACCATGGACATTTGAGCAACATGTTGGAGAAGCTGTTATCATTCCTACTGGATGTCCATACCAAATTCGGAATCCCAAG TGTTCTGTTCATGTGGTATTGGAGTTTGTTTCCCCTGAGAATGTTTCTGAAAGCATCCAATTGATCGATGAGGTTCGTCTGCTTCCAAAAGACCATATAGCAAAAGTAGACAAACTTGAG GTGAAGAAGATGGCTCTCTATAGCATGAATACAGCAATTAAAGAAATACGTGACTTTACAAGCAAAGCTTGA
- the LOC107621829 gene encoding protein MOTHER of FT and TFL1 homolog 2, with the protein MGRSTGALSVGKVIGEVVDPFTPIAEITVIYDSKQVANGCQIKPSLTADKPYVRILGPSNNAAHLYTLVMVDPDAPSPSEPTYREWLHWMVVDIPNGSDVTQGKELVTYTGPCPPVGIHRYVFAAFNQSNEGPTTQIGPPNGRPNFNTRQFASQHYLGPPVAAIYFNSQKEPKTRKRQ; encoded by the exons ATGGGTAGGTCAACTGGGGCACTGTCCGTCGGCAAGGTCATCGGAGAAGTTGTCGACCCCTTCACTCCGATCGCTGAAATCACAGTGATCTACGACTCCAAACAGGTGGCTAACGGTTGTCAAATCAAACCTTCTCTAACAGCTGATAAACCCTATGTTCGAATTCTAGGTCCCTCTAATAATGCTGCCCATCTCTACACTCTG GTAATGGTGGATCCTGATGCTCCAAGTCCTAGCGAACCAACATATAGAGAGTGGCTCCACTG GATGGTTGTGGATATCCCTAATGGTTCTGATGTCACTCAAG GGAAGGAGTTGGTGACTTACACAGGACCATGTCCACCGGTGGGAATTCACCGCTACGTGTTTGCGGCATTTAATCAAAGTAATGAAGGCCCAACAACTCAAATTGGGCCTCCAAATGGTCGGCCCAATTTCAATACTCGCCAGTTTGCTTCCCAACACTATCTTGGGCCTCCGGTTGCTGCTATATACTTCAATTCTCAGAAGGAACCTAAGACTAGGAAACGTCAATGA
- the LOC107623740 gene encoding equilibrative nucleotide transporter 3 isoform X2 — protein MTANTSSGTAMVTSDENEEPRRLEGKQKAMAVCFILGLGSLVSWNSMLTIGDYYYSVFPKYHPARVLTLVYQPFAIGTLLIMSYYESRINTRLRNLAGFILFFASTFAVLILDLATSGKGGIGPYIGICLLAACFGIADAHVEGGMVGDLCFMCPEFIQSYFAGLAASGALTSILRILTKLAFEKSHNGLRKGAILFLAISTFIEFLCIFLYAIYFTKLPIVKHYRAKAASEGSKTVSADLAAAGIQTMPNDQESQDIKEQMRLGNKQLLLENLDYAADLFLIYVLTLSIFPGFLYEDTGSHKLGAWYAIVLIAMYNVMDLISRYIPLVKCLKLESRKGLLIAVLSRFLLIPAFYFTAKYGDQGWMILLTSFLGLTNGYLTVCVLTVAPKGYKGPEQNALGNLLVACLLGGIFAGVVLDWLWLIGHGNW, from the exons ATGACAGCAAATACTAGTAG TGGAACGGCCATGGTTACCAGTGATGAAAATGAAGAACCAAGAAGGCTTGAA GGGAAACAAAAAGCGATGGCAGTTTGCTTCATTCTTGGACTTGGGTCCCTAGTCTCTTGGAACAGCATGCTGACAATAGGAGATTATTATTACAGTGTCTTCCCT AAATATCATCCTGCAAGGGTACTTACCTTGGTTTATCAACCATTTGCAATTGGAACACTGCTCATAATGTCATACTACGAGTCAAGGATCAATACTAGATTGCGGAATTTGGCTGGATTCATACTTTTCTTTGCAAGTACTTTTGCTGTGCTTATT TTGGATCTAGCAACATCCGGGAAAGGTGGAATTGGACCCTATATTGGTATATGTTTGCTAGCTGCTTGTTTTGGAATAGCAGATGCTCATGTTGAAGGTGGCATGGTAGGAGACCTGTGTTTTATGTGCCCAGAGTTTATCCAG TCCTACTTTGCTGGTTTGGCTGCATCTGGGGCTCTAACTTCTATTCTAAGAATACTGACCAAGTTAGCATTTGAGAAATCTCATAATGGACTTCGCAAGGGAGCTA TCCTGTTCCTTGCGATCTCCACATTCATCGAGTTTCTGTGTATATTCCTCTACGCAATCTACTTCACCAAATTGCCCATAGTGAAACATTACCGTGCAAAGGCAGCCTCAGAAGGATCAAAAACTGTTTCAGCTGACCTTGCTGCTGCTGGTATTCAAACAATGCCAAACGATCAA GAATCACAAGATATCAAAGAACAAATGCGATTGGGAAACAAACAATTATTGCTTGAGAACCTTGATTATGCAGCTGATTTATTTCTTATATACGTACTAACACTGTCAATCTTCCCGGGATTCCTGTATGAAGATACTGGATCACACAAATTAGGAGCATG GTATGCAATTGTTTTGATTGCAATGTATAATGTGATGGATCTGATATCAAGATACATACCCCTTGTAAAATGCCTCAAGTTGGAATCCAGAAAGGGCCTGCTAATAGCAGTTCTTTCGAGATTCTTGCTGATCCCAGCATTCTACTTTACAGCAAAATATGGTGACCAGGGATGGATGATCCTACTCACCTCATTCTTGGGACTCACCAATGGCTATCTCACGGTGTGTGTTCTTACAGTAGCACCAAAAGGTTACAAG GGTCCAGAGCAGAATGCATTAGGCAATTTACTTGTGGCGTGTCTCTTAGGAGGAATATTTGCTGGGGTTGTTCTTGATTGGTTGTGGTTAATTGGTCATGGTAATTGGTAA
- the LOC107623264 gene encoding probable serine/threonine-protein kinase abkC (The sequence of the model RefSeq protein was modified relative to this genomic sequence to represent the inferred CDS: added 47 bases not found in genome assembly) — MHKYIRKAARLVLRDHKSGHLEVGRNGVIVTAGHNIHQYRSYMQYKFPGEARRSLLWYGTYGSFRKCYSLRNTSVISARNATTLYNAQIAWKSLYRKYCSSRGTLPTINTIAQAVSLAFSHYYFLVPGIFALTCGELALARGNWVDADRYQSQNALYVRAQDGYNYMFAFTYLVVEGIVLLLRALYLAILFSPSIVMAPFADYLGPKYRELWLQVVHRTLEKSGPAFIKWGQWAATRPDLFPRDLCSKLSELHSKAPEHSFNYTKKTIEKAFGRKISEIFENFEELPVASGSIAQVHRAKLKYRYPGQQGNLMDVAVKVRHPGVGESIRRDFAIINLAAKLSNFIPALNWLRLDESVQQFAVYMMSQVDLAREAAHLSRFIYNFRRWRDVSFPKPVYPLVHPAVLVETYEKGESVSHYVDDLPGHERIKSALAHIGTHALLKMLLVDNFIHADMHPGNILVRVSQSNSRKRLFKSKPHVIFLDVGMTAELSGSDRVNLVEFFKAVALRDGRTAALCALSLSKQQNCPNPNAFIEEVEEAFTFWGTPEGDLVHPAECMEQLLEKVRRHRVNIDGNVCTVMVTTLVLEGWQRKLDPGYNVMQTLQTLLLRADWAKSLSYTIDGLMAP; from the exons ATGCATAAATATATAAGGAAAGCTGCTCGATTGGTTCTTCGAGATCACAAAAGTGGACACCTGGAAGTGGGTAGAAATGGGGTGATTGTCACAGCTGGACACAACATCCACCAATACAGGTCCTACATGCAATATAAGTTTCCTGGTGAAGCACGTCGTTCATTGTTGTGGTATGGGACATATGGGAGTTTTCGTAAATGTTATTCTCTTAGGAATACTTCAGTAATCTCAGCAAGAAATGCGACGACACTTTATAATGCTCAAATTGCCTGGAAATCACTGTACAGAAAGTATTGTTCCAGTCGTGGCACACTTCCCACCATAAATACGATTGCTCAGGCTGTGAGCCTTGCCTTTTCTCATTATTATTTTCTTGTCCCTGGCATTTTTGCGCTTACATGTGGAGAGCTTGCATTGGCTCGGGGAAATTGGGTAGATGCAGATCGCTACCAATCACAGAATGCTCTGTATGTTCGTGCACAAGATGGGTACAATTACATGTTTGCTTTTACATACCTTGTAGTTGAAGGAATTGTCCTATTACTTAGAGCTCTATATCTAGCCATATTATTCTCTCCAAGTATCGTGATGGCACCATTTGCAGACTATCTTGGACCAAAATACAGGGAATTGTGGCTCCAGGTCGTTCATCGTACGCTAGAAAAGTCAGGTCCAGCATTCATAAAATGGGGTCAGTGGGCAGCTACACGGCCTGATCTGTTTCCACGAGATCTATGCTCTAAGCTTTCAGAACTTCATTCCAAAGCTCCTGAGCATAGCTTTAACTACACaaagaaaactatagaaaaagCATTTGGCCGAAAAATTTctgagatttttgaaaactttgaagAATTGCCTGTTGCATCTGGAAGCATTGCCCAAGTGCATCGTGCTAAATTAAAATATCGTTATCCTGGTCAACAAGGAAACCTCATGGATGTAGCTGTAAAGGTTAGACATCCTGGTGTGGGAGAATCAATCAGAAGAGATTTTGCTATCATAAATTTGGCGGCAAAACTTTCAAACTTCATCCCTGCCCTAAATTGGCTAAGGTTAGATGAGAGTGTGCAACAGTTTGCAGTTTACATGATGTCTCAAGTTGACCTTGCAAGGGAAGCTGCCCATTTGAGCCGTTTTATATACAATTTCCG ATCCTGCTGTATTGGTAGAAACGTATGAGAAGGGGGAAAGTGTATCGCATTATGTTGATGATCTTCCAGGACATGAAAGGATTAAGTCTGCTCTTGCTCACATTGGGACTCATGCACTCTTGAAGATGCTTCTG GTGGACAACTTCATTCATGCAGACATGCATCCTGGAAATATCCTTGTCCGAGTGTCTCAGAGCAATTCTCGGAAACGGCTCTTCAAATCAAAGCCTCATGTAATTTTCCTTGATGTAGGCATGACTGCTGAATTGTCTGGCAGTGATCGGGTTAATTTAGTGGAATTTTTCAAAGCTGTTGCGCTCCGAGATGGCCGAACTGCTGCACTATGTGCACTCAGTTTATCAAAACAACAGAACTGCCCAAATCCAAATGCTTTTATTGAG GAAGTAGAAGAGGCATTTACATTTTGGGGCACTCCAGAAGGTGATCTGGTTCATCCTGCCGAGTGCATGGAGCAATTACTTGAGAAAGTTCGGCGACATAGAGTTAATATTGATGGCAATGTATGTACGGTCATGGTGACGACTTTGGTTCTTGAG GGTTGGCAGCGAAAGCTTGATCCTGGATACAACGTGATGCAGACGCTGCAGACGTTGCTACTTAGAGCTGATTGGGCAAAGTCTCTTTCTTACACAATTGACGGACTCATGGCTCCTTGA
- the LOC107623740 gene encoding equilibrative nucleotide transporter 3 isoform X1, which produces MATNTNRMALIAADDVDNRKDNGAPRKPEGKQKAMLVCFILGLGSLVSWNSMLTIADYYYTLFPKYHPSRVLTLVYQPFALGTIAIMTWNESKINTRMRNLAGYSLFSASTFLVLVLDLATAGKGGVAHFIGLCLLSACFGLADGLVQGGMVGDLSFMCPEFIQSFLAGLAASGALISLLRVLTKLAFDKSHDGLRKGAILFLACSTFIEFVCILLYAFCFPKLPIVKYYRSKAAAEGSKTVSADLAAVGLHTKSNDQGADDDSKQVERMSIKELLLKNLDYAVDLLLIYVITLSIFPGFLYENTGTHQLGTWYPIVLIAMYNVLDLISRYIPLVKWLKLESRKGILIAVVLRFLLIPAFYFTAKYADQGWMILLTSFLGLTNGYLTVCVLTLAPKGYKGPEQNALGNLLVACLLGGIFAGVVLDWLWLIGHGNW; this is translated from the exons ATGGCAACAAATACCAA TAGAATGGCCCTGATTGCTGCTGATGATGTTGATAATCGTAAGGATAATGGAGCACCAAGAAAGCCTGAG GGAAAACAGAAAGCCATGTTAGTTTGTTTCATTCTGGGACTTGGCTCACTTGTTTCATGGAACAGCATGTTGACCATTGCAGATTACTATTACACATTGTTCCCT aaatatcaTCCTTCAAGGGTACTTACCCTGGTTTATCAACCATTTGCACTTGGAACAATAGCAATAATGACATGGAACGAGTCGAAGATCAATACTAGAATGCGTAATTTGGCAGGATACAGTCTTTTCTCTGCCAGCACCTTTTTAGTTCTTGTT TTGGATCTAGCAACAGCAGGGAAAGGTGGTGTTGCACATTTCATTGGTTTATGTCTGCTTTCTGCTTGTTTTGGATTAGCAGATGGTCTTGTCCAGGGTGGAATGGTTGGAGACCTCAGTTTTATGTGCCCTGAGTTTATCCAG TCTTTCCTTGCTGGTTTAGCTGCATCAGGAGCTTTAATTTCCTTACTCAGAGTGCTCACCAAGCTAGCATTTGATAAATCTCATGATGGACTTCGCAAAGGAGCTA TTCTATTCCTTGCTTGCTCCACATTCATTGAGTTTGTGTGTATTCTTCTATACGCATTCTGCTTCCCTAAATTGCCAATTGTGAAATACTACCGTTCGAAGGCAGCCGCCGAGGGATCGAAAACTGTTTCGGCTGATCTTGCTGCTGTTGGCCTTCACACAAAGTCAAATGATCAA GGTGCTGATGATGATTCCAAACAAGTAGAAAGGATGAGCATCAAAGAGTTGTTGCTAAAGAACCTTGACTATGCAGTTGATTTGTTACTTATATATGTAATAACACTGTCAATATTCCCTGGATTCTTGTATGAGAATACAGGAACACATCAATTAGGCACATG GTATCCAATTGTTTTGATTGCAATGTATAATGTGCTGGATCTGATATCAAGATACATACCCCTAGTGAAATGGCTCAAGTTGGAATCCAGAAAGGGAATATTGATAGCAGTAGTCTTGAGATTCTTGCTGATCCCAGCATTCTACTTTACAGCAAAATATGCTGACCAGGGATGGATGATCCTACTCACCTCATTCTTGGGACTCACCAATGGCTATCTCACAGTTTGTGTTCTTACTTTGGCACCAAAAGGTTACAAG GGTCCAGAGCAGAATGCATTAGGCAATTTACTTGTGGCGTGTCTCTTAGGAGGAATATTTGCTGGGGTTGTTCTTGATTGGTTGTGGTTAATTGGTCATGGTAATTGGTAA